Proteins encoded in a region of the Streptomyces sp. NBC_00513 genome:
- a CDS encoding DUF3040 domain-containing protein — protein sequence MGGAGLSDHEQRALSEIEAQLKGDRSLNRRLRSASLRQRIVAACGLGALTVALLIAAAITVAQPLIWSFAAAWILTVVMSLPLIGQWARRRWQLRDHTPRREPQDPQSRSGPVH from the coding sequence ATGGGTGGAGCCGGACTTTCCGATCACGAACAGCGCGCCCTCTCCGAGATCGAGGCCCAACTCAAGGGTGATCGGTCACTGAACCGTCGACTGCGCTCCGCGAGCCTGAGGCAGCGGATCGTGGCCGCCTGCGGGCTGGGCGCGCTGACCGTGGCCCTCCTCATCGCGGCCGCCATCACCGTGGCACAGCCGCTGATCTGGTCCTTCGCGGCCGCCTGGATACTCACCGTGGTCATGTCGCTGCCGCTGATCGGCCAGTGGGCCCGGCGGCGATGGCAGCTGCGCGACCACACGCCCCGGCGGGAGCCCCAGGACCCGCAGAGCCGCTCGGGCCCTGTTCACTGA
- a CDS encoding TerD family protein, with protein MSGIRKSLAKVEIALRWDPSPTGAPAHDLDILAAVYGATDPYGDPVYLVHFGSRAPDGTITLDRDSDTGQGFGFDEVMTVELNRMSTELVRVVVGVVIQDPGPQGARTKTFASVAGTGLRIREGYTELAESDFEGVAGSTAATVAEFVRDTSGGWSLDAREYGFDTEPEEFTRIMGAARS; from the coding sequence ATGAGCGGAATACGCAAGAGCCTGGCCAAGGTGGAGATCGCGTTGCGGTGGGACCCCAGCCCGACCGGTGCGCCCGCGCACGACCTCGACATACTGGCCGCGGTCTACGGGGCGACGGATCCGTACGGCGACCCCGTCTACCTGGTCCACTTCGGCAGCCGCGCACCCGACGGCACCATCACCCTCGACCGGGACAGCGACACCGGGCAGGGCTTCGGCTTCGACGAGGTGATGACCGTCGAACTGAACCGCATGTCGACCGAGTTGGTGCGGGTGGTGGTGGGGGTCGTGATCCAGGACCCCGGCCCGCAGGGCGCCCGCACGAAGACCTTCGCCTCCGTGGCCGGTACCGGACTGCGGATCCGCGAGGGCTACACCGAACTCGCCGAGTCCGACTTCGAGGGTGTCGCCGGATCCACCGCGGCCACGGTCGCGGAGTTCGTCCGCGACACCTCGGGCGGCTGGTCGCTGGATGCGCGCGAGTACGGGTTCGACACCGAGCCGGAGGAGTTCACCCGCATCATGGGCGCCGCCCGCTCCTGA
- a CDS encoding dihydrodipicolinate synthase family protein: MTQDAPQDTATPPHAAPNRDRDTRPFPGGIHVPLVTPFTAAGEVAVDALEALAHEVLDAGARGIVALGTTGESAGLDAAERDLVTDVCARVCRERGAPLTVGAGASGTRASEAALTRLAHRQPVRAALVTVPSFVRPSAAGVLAHFERLAEVSPVPLVVYHVPYRTGQPLDAAALRALGKLPGVVGVKYAAGGIDQDVVALLGDRPDGFAVLAGDDAYVSPLLAVGAQGAILASAHLATERFVELAAAWEAGEVSRARALGHALARLSAAVFAEPNPAVVKGALHALGRIPTPDVRLPLLPASEKSVAVALKALAELATDPVGAGGA; encoded by the coding sequence ATGACACAGGACGCCCCGCAGGACACGGCAACGCCGCCGCACGCGGCTCCGAACCGGGACCGGGACACGCGGCCCTTCCCGGGCGGGATCCACGTCCCGCTCGTCACCCCCTTCACCGCTGCCGGGGAGGTCGCGGTCGACGCCCTGGAGGCCCTCGCCCACGAGGTGCTCGACGCGGGCGCCCGCGGGATCGTCGCCCTCGGCACCACCGGGGAGAGCGCCGGCCTCGACGCGGCGGAACGGGATCTGGTCACCGACGTCTGCGCCCGGGTCTGTCGGGAGCGCGGGGCGCCGCTCACCGTCGGCGCGGGGGCGAGCGGGACCCGGGCGAGCGAGGCCGCGCTGACCCGGCTCGCGCACCGGCAGCCGGTACGGGCGGCTCTGGTGACGGTCCCGTCGTTCGTGAGGCCCTCGGCGGCGGGGGTGCTGGCGCACTTCGAGCGCCTGGCCGAGGTGAGCCCCGTACCGCTGGTCGTCTATCACGTCCCCTACCGGACCGGGCAGCCTCTGGACGCCGCCGCGCTCCGCGCGCTCGGAAAGCTGCCGGGGGTGGTCGGGGTCAAGTACGCGGCCGGCGGCATCGACCAGGACGTCGTGGCACTGCTCGGTGACCGGCCGGACGGTTTCGCGGTGCTGGCGGGCGACGACGCCTACGTGTCACCCCTGTTGGCGGTCGGCGCGCAGGGCGCGATCCTCGCCTCGGCCCACCTGGCGACGGAGCGTTTCGTGGAGCTGGCGGCGGCCTGGGAGGCGGGCGAGGTGTCGCGCGCGCGGGCGCTGGGCCACGCGCTGGCCCGACTGTCGGCGGCGGTCTTCGCGGAGCCGAACCCGGCGGTGGTCAAGGGGGCGCTGCACGCCCTCGGCCGGATCCCGACCCCCGACGTACGGCTGCCCCTGCTGCCCGCGTCCGAGAAGTCGGTGGCCGTCGCCCTGAAGGCGTTGGCGGAACTCGCGACCGACCCGGTGGGGGCCGGCGGGGCGTGA
- a CDS encoding LysM peptidoglycan-binding domain-containing protein: MPAKGKHRRPKQHSIVRKLAIAGTGGVALALPLIGAGTAGAAESIAPTTYSVVAGDTLSTIAAKHALTGGWAQLYEANRGVVGADPAVIRPGLKLSLGAAAKTAAAARPATAYTNNLDGWIRESLDVMAQHGIPGTYEGIHRNVMRESSGNPLAINNWDSNAAAGIPSKGLLQVIDPTFRAYHVPGTSEDSYDPVANITAACNYAAARYGSIDNVNGAY; encoded by the coding sequence ATGCCCGCAAAGGGAAAGCACCGCCGCCCGAAGCAGCACTCGATCGTCCGCAAGCTGGCCATCGCCGGGACGGGCGGTGTCGCCCTGGCCCTCCCGCTGATCGGCGCGGGCACCGCCGGAGCGGCCGAGAGCATCGCTCCCACCACGTACTCAGTGGTCGCGGGCGACACGCTGTCCACGATCGCGGCCAAGCACGCGCTGACCGGCGGCTGGGCGCAGCTCTACGAGGCGAACCGCGGGGTCGTCGGCGCCGACCCGGCGGTCATCCGGCCCGGGCTCAAGCTGTCCCTCGGCGCGGCGGCGAAGACCGCGGCGGCGGCGAGACCGGCGACCGCGTACACGAACAACCTGGACGGCTGGATACGCGAGTCGCTGGACGTGATGGCCCAACACGGCATTCCCGGAACCTACGAGGGAATTCACCGCAATGTGATGCGGGAGTCCTCGGGCAATCCGCTGGCGATCAACAACTGGGACTCCAACGCCGCCGCCGGCATTCCCTCCAAGGGTCTGCTCCAGGTCATCGACCCGACCTTCCGCGCCTACCACGTGCCGGGCACGTCCGAGGACTCCTACGACCCGGTCGCGAACATCACCGCCGCCTGCAACTACGCGGCCGCCCGCTACGGTTCGATCGACAACGTCAACGGGGCGTACTGA
- a CDS encoding GNAT family N-acetyltransferase, with product MNDELRTTDQALASGFEISTDPARLDAALIHRWLSEDSYWALGRSREKQDAAIAGSLNFGLYDSASDAQLGYARVVTDRATFGWLCDVYIAPDARGKGLGTALAAAVRDHLEPYGLRRILLATADAHAVYAKVGFAPLDHPGKWMALGSQ from the coding sequence ATGAACGACGAACTCCGGACCACGGACCAGGCCCTCGCGAGCGGCTTCGAGATATCCACCGACCCGGCCCGGCTCGACGCCGCGCTGATCCACCGCTGGCTGTCCGAGGACTCCTACTGGGCGCTCGGCCGCAGCCGCGAGAAGCAGGACGCGGCCATCGCGGGGTCGCTCAACTTCGGTCTGTACGACAGCGCCTCGGACGCCCAGCTGGGCTACGCCCGCGTCGTCACCGACCGGGCCACCTTCGGCTGGCTGTGCGACGTCTACATCGCCCCGGACGCCCGGGGCAAGGGCCTGGGCACCGCCCTGGCCGCCGCGGTCCGGGACCACCTGGAGCCGTACGGCCTGCGGCGGATCCTGCTGGCCACGGCCGACGCGCACGCGGTCTACGCGAAGGTCGGCTTCGCCCCCCTGGACCACCCGGGGAAGTGGATGGCGCTCGGCAGCCAGTGA
- a CDS encoding endonuclease I family protein has product MRISRFAPCAAGLAAASLVLIPATASAGSQRTAAPHADAPAAAGAAAAYDDYYAPAQGKTGAALKTALHGIIKTQTKVSYDGVWNALKVTDQDPANPNNVILVYSGRSQSKTSNGGGANDWNREHVWAKSHGDFGTATGPGTDLHHLRPEDVTVNSTRGNKDFDKGGSPVSEASGSFTDSDSFEPRDAVKGDVARMLLYMAVRYDGEDGFANLELNDKVNNGSAPSMGRISVLKQWSLQDPPDAFEQRRNQVIFDTYQHNRNPFIDHPEWVGSIW; this is encoded by the coding sequence ATGAGAATCTCCCGATTCGCCCCCTGTGCGGCCGGCCTCGCGGCCGCCTCGCTGGTCCTCATACCGGCCACCGCCTCGGCCGGCTCGCAGCGGACGGCGGCCCCCCACGCCGACGCGCCCGCCGCGGCCGGCGCCGCCGCGGCCTACGACGACTACTACGCCCCGGCGCAGGGCAAGACCGGCGCCGCGCTGAAGACCGCGCTCCACGGCATCATCAAGACCCAGACCAAGGTGTCGTACGACGGCGTGTGGAACGCCCTGAAGGTCACCGACCAGGACCCCGCCAACCCGAACAACGTCATCCTCGTCTACTCGGGCCGCTCGCAGTCCAAGACCTCCAACGGGGGCGGCGCCAACGACTGGAACCGCGAGCACGTCTGGGCCAAGAGCCACGGCGATTTCGGCACCGCGACCGGCCCCGGCACCGACCTGCACCACCTGCGTCCCGAGGACGTGACGGTCAACAGCACCCGCGGCAACAAGGACTTCGACAAGGGCGGCAGCCCGGTCTCCGAGGCCTCCGGCAGCTTCACGGACTCCGACTCCTTCGAGCCGCGCGACGCGGTCAAGGGCGACGTGGCCCGGATGCTGCTCTACATGGCCGTGCGCTACGACGGCGAGGACGGCTTCGCGAACCTCGAACTCAACGACAAGGTCAACAACGGCTCCGCCCCGTCGATGGGCCGGATCAGCGTGCTGAAGCAGTGGAGCCTCCAGGACCCGCCGGACGCCTTCGAGCAGCGCCGCAACCAGGTCATCTTCGACACGTACCAGCACAACCGGAACCCGTTCATCGACCACCCGGAGTGGGTCGGCTCCATCTGGTGA
- a CDS encoding phosphatase PAP2 family protein: MTSHTTPADPPPAGSRAARRRLVRELLLVAGLFAVYKAGRTLSTGRTDEAFRNATWIWDAERVLHLPGEGAIQRLLLHGDALIHVANTYYAAVHFPATALFLVWLYLRRPGHYLWTRRVLAVLTGAALAIHLSFPLAPPRMLDAAHLVDTGQVYGPTVYRAAPAADTMANQFAAMPSLHFGWALMLALGMIAATRSRWRILWLLHPLATLLVVVGTANHYWLDAIVATLLLGAALLVVPRPVPEPHALSAREPASEPGPVSAGPSAPRPVRRPAAAARAAAGPDLPARADGDPAVNVPATAGAGR, encoded by the coding sequence ATGACCTCCCACACCACACCCGCGGACCCACCACCGGCAGGTTCGAGAGCGGCACGACGCAGACTCGTACGCGAACTGCTGCTCGTCGCGGGCCTCTTCGCCGTCTACAAGGCGGGCCGGACACTCTCGACGGGCCGCACCGACGAGGCCTTCCGCAACGCCACGTGGATCTGGGACGCCGAACGCGTCCTGCACCTGCCCGGTGAGGGCGCGATACAGCGGCTGCTCCTGCACGGCGACGCCCTGATACACGTCGCGAACACCTACTACGCCGCCGTGCACTTCCCGGCGACCGCGCTCTTCCTCGTCTGGCTCTACCTCCGCCGCCCCGGCCACTACCTGTGGACCCGCCGAGTGCTCGCGGTTCTCACCGGGGCCGCCCTCGCGATCCACCTGAGCTTCCCGTTGGCGCCGCCGAGGATGCTCGACGCCGCGCACCTCGTGGACACCGGGCAGGTGTACGGGCCCACCGTCTACCGGGCCGCGCCCGCCGCCGACACCATGGCCAACCAGTTCGCGGCCATGCCCTCGCTGCACTTCGGCTGGGCGCTGATGCTCGCCCTCGGGATGATCGCCGCCACCCGGTCGCGGTGGCGGATCCTCTGGCTGCTGCACCCCCTGGCCACCCTGCTCGTGGTCGTCGGTACGGCCAACCACTACTGGCTCGACGCGATCGTCGCCACCCTGCTGCTGGGGGCCGCGCTGCTGGTCGTCCCGCGACCGGTCCCCGAGCCGCACGCGCTGTCGGCGCGGGAGCCGGCGTCGGAACCGGGCCCGGTGTCGGCGGGTCCGTCGGCACCGCGACCCGTCCGGCGTCCCGCCGCGGCGGCCCGGGCCGCCGCCGGCCCGGACCTCCCCGCCCGCGCGGACGGGGACCCGGCCGTGAACGTCCCCGCGACCGCGGGAGCCGGACGATGA
- a CDS encoding DJ-1/PfpI family protein: protein MPTKILIVTGDAAESLEVLYPYQRLREEGYEVHIAAPAVKKLRFVVHDFEDGFDTYTEKPGYTWPADIAFADVVTEDYEAVVVPGGRAPEYLRNDPEVRRILAAFAEADKPIAQICHGPLITAAAGTLEGRRVTAYPALELDMKAAGAHFEDSEAVVDGTLVSARAWPDHSAWMREFLTVLRGKAPVV, encoded by the coding sequence ATGCCAACGAAGATCCTCATCGTCACCGGCGACGCCGCGGAGTCGCTGGAGGTCCTCTACCCCTACCAGCGACTGCGCGAGGAGGGCTACGAGGTCCACATCGCGGCCCCGGCGGTCAAGAAACTCCGTTTCGTGGTGCACGACTTCGAGGACGGGTTCGACACCTACACGGAGAAGCCCGGCTACACCTGGCCCGCCGACATCGCCTTCGCCGACGTGGTGACGGAGGACTACGAGGCCGTCGTCGTCCCGGGCGGGCGCGCGCCCGAGTACCTGCGCAACGATCCCGAGGTGCGACGGATCCTGGCCGCCTTCGCCGAGGCGGACAAGCCGATCGCGCAGATCTGCCACGGTCCCCTGATCACCGCCGCCGCCGGGACCCTGGAGGGCCGCCGGGTCACCGCGTACCCGGCCCTGGAACTCGACATGAAGGCCGCGGGCGCGCACTTCGAGGACTCCGAGGCGGTGGTGGACGGCACCCTGGTGTCGGCCCGTGCCTGGCCGGACCACTCGGCCTGGATGAGGGAGTTCCTGACCGTGCTGCGCGGCAAGGCCCCGGTGGTCTGA
- a CDS encoding serine/threonine-protein kinase, translating to MDTSEAGGQLVDGRFELIDPLGAGGMGTVWRARDIALHRDVALKEVRPPDPATAAAQPGLVVQLRERAVREARALARLTHPNVVTIHHIVEPAPDGEGHPWIVMELVKGGSLHDRLESGPMPVADVLRIGLDVLSALRAAHAEGVLHRDVKPANVLLRPEGSAVLTDFGIAALHGSTALTSTGALIGSPEYIAPERVRGAEGLAASDLWSLGMMLYVASEGVHPLRRATTMATMVATLEDPIPAPTRSGPLGPVLERLLVRDPAARPDSEQLGQLLRDASSALQGTPPPPAPAPPPSPGFGPYGPPPTAVNAPGAPFGPPGGNPYAVTAPVSAARTPRRRPALLAALVALLLAGGATLAVNLLGDGDDGTRDDAKGGPTATRSADPSSAAGPAGAKPATGKPSASTPAGRTNSAPPAASRADLLTPDGARAGLAALKQGTGTTTFVRLAVYPEYMLAGVPTAPGAKTYDNWQYRDGTARRLAPGGTIPAGGRLMDMSAVKWDVLPTLLNESRERLAVAVPSQRYLILDVWSDGTPAVRPYISDPYGQGGYVLAGVDGTIKKVVGG from the coding sequence ATGGACACGAGTGAGGCCGGCGGACAGCTGGTCGACGGCCGCTTCGAACTGATCGACCCCCTGGGCGCCGGAGGCATGGGCACGGTGTGGCGCGCCCGCGACATCGCGTTGCACCGCGACGTCGCCCTGAAAGAGGTGCGCCCGCCGGACCCGGCGACCGCCGCCGCGCAGCCCGGCCTCGTCGTCCAACTGCGCGAACGGGCGGTGCGCGAGGCCCGAGCGCTCGCCCGGCTCACGCACCCGAACGTGGTGACGATCCACCACATCGTGGAGCCCGCGCCGGACGGCGAGGGGCATCCGTGGATCGTGATGGAGCTGGTCAAGGGCGGCTCGCTGCACGACCGGCTGGAGTCCGGCCCGATGCCCGTCGCGGACGTCCTGCGCATCGGGCTCGACGTGTTGTCGGCGCTGCGGGCCGCGCACGCCGAAGGGGTGCTCCACCGTGACGTGAAACCGGCCAACGTCCTGCTGCGGCCGGAGGGCTCGGCCGTGCTCACCGACTTCGGCATCGCCGCGCTGCACGGATCGACCGCGCTCACCTCGACGGGCGCGCTGATCGGCTCGCCCGAGTACATCGCGCCCGAACGGGTGCGCGGCGCGGAGGGCCTGGCCGCCTCCGACCTGTGGTCGCTCGGCATGATGCTGTACGTGGCCTCCGAAGGGGTCCACCCGCTGCGCCGCGCCACGACCATGGCCACCATGGTCGCCACGCTGGAGGACCCGATCCCGGCGCCGACGCGGTCCGGACCGCTGGGGCCCGTACTGGAACGGCTGTTGGTGCGGGACCCGGCCGCGAGGCCCGACTCCGAGCAGCTGGGACAACTGCTCCGCGACGCGAGCAGTGCTCTCCAGGGGACGCCGCCCCCACCGGCCCCCGCACCGCCGCCCTCGCCCGGATTCGGGCCCTACGGGCCGCCCCCGACGGCCGTGAACGCACCTGGCGCGCCCTTCGGCCCGCCGGGCGGCAACCCGTACGCGGTGACCGCCCCCGTGTCCGCCGCCCGGACCCCGCGCCGCCGGCCCGCACTGCTCGCCGCACTGGTCGCGCTGCTCCTCGCGGGTGGCGCGACCCTGGCCGTGAACCTGCTGGGCGACGGCGACGACGGCACCCGTGACGACGCGAAGGGAGGCCCGACGGCCACCCGTTCCGCCGATCCCTCGTCCGCCGCCGGCCCGGCGGGTGCGAAGCCCGCCACCGGCAAGCCGTCCGCCTCCACCCCCGCCGGGCGGACCAACTCCGCTCCGCCCGCCGCCTCCCGCGCCGACCTGCTCACCCCCGACGGCGCCCGCGCCGGCCTGGCGGCCCTGAAACAAGGCACCGGAACCACGACGTTCGTGAGACTGGCGGTCTACCCGGAGTACATGCTGGCCGGCGTGCCCACCGCGCCCGGGGCGAAGACGTACGACAACTGGCAGTACCGCGACGGCACCGCCCGGCGCCTCGCCCCGGGCGGGACGATCCCCGCCGGCGGGCGGCTGATGGACATGTCCGCGGTCAAGTGGGACGTGCTGCCGACCCTCCTGAACGAGTCCAGGGAACGCCTGGCGGTCGCCGTGCCCAGCCAGCGCTACCTCATCCTCGACGTGTGGTCGGACGGCACCCCGGCCGTCCGCCCCTACATCAGCGACCCCTACGGCCAAGGCGGCTACGTCCTGGCGGGCGTCGACGGCACGATCAAGAAGGTGGTCGGCGGCTGA
- a CDS encoding TetR/AcrR family transcriptional regulator has product MTSTPSTTARRSKISPERVQEFYDAVLEQLREHGYEALTMEGVAARACCGKSTLYRQWKTKPRLVAAALRANRQGTLAAVDTGTLAGDLREAARIAAGTSGRDTRLSQALGHAVLGDEELQAALREALVEPELAAFDAMVARAVARGEVTANHPAVEFLPAQLMGVLRIRPVLEGRYADADYLVRFVDAALLPALGITPADAATAPGTTP; this is encoded by the coding sequence ATGACGTCGACCCCGTCGACCACCGCGCGTCGTTCCAAGATCAGCCCGGAGCGGGTGCAGGAGTTCTACGACGCCGTGCTGGAGCAGCTACGCGAGCACGGGTACGAGGCCCTGACCATGGAGGGCGTCGCCGCGCGCGCCTGCTGCGGAAAGTCCACGCTCTACCGGCAGTGGAAGACCAAGCCGCGGCTCGTCGCCGCCGCGCTGCGCGCGAACCGGCAGGGCACCCTGGCGGCCGTGGACACCGGGACCCTCGCGGGCGACCTGCGCGAGGCCGCCCGGATCGCGGCCGGCACCTCCGGCCGGGACACCAGGCTCTCCCAGGCGCTCGGCCACGCCGTGCTCGGCGACGAGGAACTCCAGGCCGCCCTGCGCGAGGCCCTGGTGGAACCCGAACTCGCGGCGTTCGACGCGATGGTGGCGCGGGCGGTGGCGCGGGGCGAGGTCACCGCGAACCATCCGGCCGTGGAGTTCCTGCCGGCCCAGCTGATGGGCGTCCTGCGGATCCGGCCGGTACTGGAGGGGCGGTACGCCGACGCGGACTATCTGGTGCGGTTCGTCGACGCGGCCCTGCTGCCCGCGCTCGGCATCACCCCCGCCGACGCGGCGACCGCACCCGGCACCACCCCCTGA
- a CDS encoding GlsB/YeaQ/YmgE family stress response membrane protein yields MGIVGWIILGLLAGGIAKLLLPGRDPGGLIITTLIGIAGAFTGGWLSARFLDRPIQNEFFDAATWGSAIAGSFVLLVAYRILFGHSRR; encoded by the coding sequence ATGGGCATCGTCGGATGGATCATCCTGGGGCTGCTCGCCGGAGGCATAGCCAAGCTGCTGCTGCCCGGACGCGACCCCGGCGGCCTCATCATCACCACCCTCATCGGCATCGCGGGCGCCTTCACCGGCGGCTGGCTCTCCGCGAGGTTCCTGGACCGGCCGATCCAGAACGAGTTCTTCGACGCGGCCACCTGGGGCTCCGCCATCGCGGGCTCGTTCGTGCTGCTCGTCGCCTACCGGATCCTCTTCGGACACTCCCGCCGCTGA
- a CDS encoding glutamate ABC transporter substrate-binding protein: MKVPKAGAVAAVIALAVTASGCGGDDPKEPIGIGIKFDQPGIGMREPDGTFTGFDVDVATYIAKELGYKPSEIEFKQVFSSDRELLIQYNEVQFVAASYSISDKRKEKVDFAGPYFIAHQDLMVRADDNSITKAEDLNSKKLCSVTGSTSAENVKKNLAPKASLLELGSYSECVVALQAREADAMTTDNSILAGYGARKEYAGKFKLIGLNLSNENYGIGIKKGNADLQRKINSALTKMVSDGSWDAAVKKNFGPANYKSEPAPRVTSGN, encoded by the coding sequence ATGAAGGTTCCCAAGGCCGGTGCGGTCGCCGCAGTGATCGCCCTCGCCGTCACCGCCTCCGGGTGTGGCGGTGACGACCCCAAGGAGCCCATCGGCATCGGGATCAAGTTCGACCAGCCGGGGATCGGCATGCGCGAGCCCGACGGCACCTTCACCGGTTTCGACGTCGACGTCGCCACGTACATAGCGAAGGAGCTCGGCTACAAGCCGAGCGAGATCGAGTTCAAGCAGGTCTTCAGCTCCGACCGGGAACTGCTGATCCAGTACAACGAGGTCCAGTTCGTCGCCGCGAGCTACTCGATCAGCGACAAGCGCAAGGAGAAGGTCGACTTCGCCGGCCCGTACTTCATCGCACACCAGGACCTGATGGTCCGGGCCGACGACAACAGCATCACCAAGGCCGAGGACCTGAACTCCAAGAAGCTCTGTTCGGTCACCGGCTCGACCTCCGCCGAGAACGTCAAGAAGAACCTCGCCCCGAAGGCGAGCCTGCTGGAGCTCGGCAGCTACTCGGAGTGCGTCGTCGCCCTTCAGGCGCGCGAGGCCGACGCCATGACCACCGACAACTCCATCCTGGCCGGGTACGGGGCCCGGAAGGAGTACGCGGGCAAGTTCAAGCTGATCGGGTTGAACCTCAGCAACGAGAACTACGGCATCGGCATCAAGAAGGGCAACGCGGACCTTCAGCGCAAGATCAACAGCGCGCTGACGAAGATGGTCTCGGACGGCTCCTGGGACGCGGCCGTGAAGAAGAACTTCGGCCCCGCGAACTACAAGAGCGAGCCCGCCCCGCGGGTCACCTCGGGCAACTGA
- a CDS encoding peptide-N4-asparagine amidase, producing the protein MRRHRITGLLGAFALAAAGLAAAGTPAAAAPPPAPASLGAPASPATPASAPVPAGAEPPAEFGTDWHDPLTPGPPITRPSTRSCRVTLAQARFVDFTPYRGDYTPPSGCGRGDWAKVVLRLDGKVKGRQYDRLGNLTVGGVEILRTSTPEPSPDGITWSVEKDVTHYRDTLSRPQPVEMLIGNVVNDTYTGVIDVEVTLTFHASDGHTRPASDTPDRVLPLTTPTVTTPRNTERLLAEVYATGSGGGCEEYWYLTVPDAAPYSCKAAGGPHREVRVLVDGQLAGLAAPFPTVWTGGWSNPFLWYVTPGPRAFDVQPIRYDLTPYAALLNDGRPHRIEVSVAGVPAGQAGWSTPTNLLLWQDAGRAVVTGALTRHEEVAPTGSSRWTPGAEHRLDTDGGHGLTVAGHLDTSHGRVVTTVTRTVRHASTHRWTEGESRDALTAEWTDRESVTRGPTTTRTARAYTMDGETTLGAGDRLRTVLSLGDRADTVVLRGGREIDRSRLDDRYTGDASYTANVPREERHAVATTTARYRLYGSQTPGGCYDRTLTTVQGMLTVDRRGC; encoded by the coding sequence ATGAGACGACACAGGATCACGGGCCTGCTCGGCGCGTTCGCGCTCGCCGCGGCCGGCCTGGCCGCCGCCGGGACACCGGCGGCAGCGGCCCCGCCCCCGGCGCCCGCATCCCTCGGCGCACCCGCCTCCCCGGCCACACCCGCCTCCGCGCCCGTACCCGCGGGGGCCGAGCCTCCCGCCGAGTTCGGGACCGACTGGCACGACCCGCTCACACCCGGGCCGCCCATCACCCGGCCGTCGACCCGGTCCTGCCGGGTGACCCTGGCACAGGCCCGGTTCGTCGACTTCACCCCCTACCGGGGCGACTACACGCCCCCGAGCGGCTGTGGCCGCGGCGACTGGGCCAAGGTGGTGCTCCGCCTCGACGGCAAGGTCAAGGGCCGCCAGTACGACCGCCTGGGCAACCTCACCGTCGGCGGAGTGGAGATCCTGCGCACCTCCACTCCCGAGCCCTCGCCCGACGGCATCACCTGGTCCGTGGAGAAGGACGTCACCCACTACCGGGACACCCTCAGCCGTCCGCAGCCCGTCGAGATGCTGATCGGCAACGTGGTCAACGACACCTACACCGGCGTCATCGACGTCGAGGTCACCCTCACCTTCCACGCCTCCGACGGCCACACCCGACCCGCCTCCGACACCCCGGACCGCGTCCTCCCGCTCACCACCCCCACCGTCACCACCCCGCGCAACACCGAACGCCTGCTCGCGGAGGTGTACGCGACAGGCTCGGGCGGGGGCTGCGAGGAGTACTGGTACCTGACCGTCCCGGACGCGGCCCCCTACTCCTGCAAGGCCGCCGGCGGCCCCCACCGCGAGGTCCGCGTCCTCGTCGACGGACAGCTCGCCGGTCTCGCCGCCCCCTTTCCGACCGTCTGGACCGGCGGCTGGTCCAACCCCTTCCTCTGGTACGTGACCCCCGGCCCCCGCGCCTTCGACGTGCAGCCGATCCGCTACGACCTGACGCCCTACGCGGCGCTCCTCAACGACGGTCGCCCGCACCGGATCGAGGTGTCCGTGGCGGGCGTCCCGGCCGGGCAGGCCGGCTGGAGCACCCCCACCAACCTGCTGCTCTGGCAGGACGCCGGCCGGGCCGTCGTCACCGGCGCCCTCACCCGGCACGAGGAGGTCGCCCCCACGGGCTCCTCCCGCTGGACCCCCGGCGCCGAACACCGGCTGGACACCGACGGCGGCCACGGCCTGACCGTCGCCGGGCACCTCGACACCTCCCACGGCCGGGTCGTCACCACCGTCACCCGCACCGTCCGGCACGCCTCCACGCACCGCTGGACCGAGGGGGAGAGCCGTGACGCCCTCACCGCCGAGTGGACCGACCGGGAGAGCGTGACCCGCGGCCCGACGACCACCCGCACGGCACGCGCGTACACGATGGACGGCGAGACCACTTTGGGTGCCGGGGACCGGTTGCGCACGGTCCTCTCCCTCGGCGACCGCGCCGACACCGTCGTCCTGCGCGGCGGCCGGGAGATCGACCGTTCACGGCTCGACGACCGGTACACGGGCGACGCGAGCTACACCGCGAACGTCCCGCGCGAGGAGCGCCACGCGGTGGCCACCACCACGGCGCGGTACCGGCTGTACGGATCGCAGACGCCCGGGGGCTGTTACGACCGTACGCTCACGACGGTGCAGGGCATGCTGACGGTGGACCGGCGGGGCTGCTGA